The following are encoded in a window of Lates calcarifer isolate ASB-BC8 linkage group LG20, TLL_Latcal_v3, whole genome shotgun sequence genomic DNA:
- the dlat gene encoding dihydrolipoyllysine-residue acetyltransferase component of pyruvate dehydrogenase complex, mitochondrial, whose translation MLRLILRLRPSSGLRCPRALPAGPAALGSRSVPGTGCVRRLHRGAASRAVCLGSGFSHRATLLRYPQVTGGCQTTRFYSLPPHQKVELPALSPTMQTGTISRWEKKEGDKIGEGDLIAEVETDKATVGFEMLEECYLAKILVPEGTRDVNVGSVICITVDSPDLIPAFKDVTLDSLKAAGAAPSPAASAPPPPPPAAAAPPPPAAPGSSYPTHLKITLPALSPTMTMGTVQRWEKKVGEKLSEGDLLAEIETDKATIGFEVQEEGYLAKILVSEGTRDVPLGTPLCIIVEKESDIAAFKDYVETGVAEVSTPPPAPAPAPAAAAAPVAAAPTPAAAAPAGPKKGRVFASPLAKKLAAEKGIDLAQVSGSGPDGRVTRKDIESFVPPKPAPAVAAAPTPAAAAPAAAPAAPAGTFTDIPISNIRKVIAQRLMQSKQTIPHYYLSVDVNMDQVLELRKELNVEVKAQNIKLSVNDFIIKASALACLKVPECNSSWMDTVIRQNHVVDMSIAVSTASGLITPIVFNAHTKGLVAISSDVSALAAKAREGKLQPHEFQGGTFTISNLGMFGIKNFSAIINPPQACILAVGGSDKRLIPADNEKGFDVASMMSVTLSCDHRVVDGAVGAQWLAEFRKFLEKPVTMLL comes from the exons ATGCTTCGTCTGATCCTGCGGCTCAGGCCGTCCTCTGGGCTCCGATGTCCCCGTGCCCTCCCGGCCGGGCCTGCTGCGCTCGGCTCCCGCTCTGTGCCCGGAACCGGCTGTGTGAGGCGGCTTCACCGTGGAGCGGCGTCCCGGGCCGTGTGCTTGGGCTCCGGCTTCAGCCACAGAGCGACTCTGCTGCGGTATCCCCAGGTGACAGGCGGCTGTCAGACAACGCGTTTCTACAGTCTGCCACCGCACCAGAAG GTGGAGCTTCCTGCACTGTCACCCACCATGCAGACTGGAACGATCTCTCGCtgggagaagaaggagggagataAAATCGGCGAGGGTGACCTCATAGCAGAG GTGGAGACTGACAAGGCCACTGTAGGTTTTGAGATGCTGGAGGAGTGCTATCTGGCAAAGATCCTGGTTCCTGAGGGGACCAGAGATGTCAACGTTGGGTCGGTAATCTGCATCACAGTGGACAG CCCTGACCTCATCCCAGCCTTTAAGGACGTAACGTTGGACTCCCTTAAAGCAGCCGGTGCCGCTCCTTCACCAGCTGCCtccgcccctcctcctcctcctcctgctgctgctgctcctcctcctcctgcagccccCGGCAGCTCTTACCCCACACACTTGAAG ATCACACTTCCTGCCCTCTCTCCCACCATGACGATGGGAACAGTGCAGCGCTGGGAGAAGAAGGTCGGAGAGAAGCTGAGCGAAGGAGATCTGCTGGCTGAGATCGAGACTGACAAGGCGACCATTG GCTTTGAGGTGCAGGAGGAGGGATATCTGGCCAAAATCCTAGTGTCAGAGGGAACTCGGGACGTCCCCCTGGGAACACCACTCTGCATCATtgtagagaaagaaagtgaCATCGCTGCCTTCAAGGATTACGTAGAAACTGGAGTGGCAGAGGTTTCTacacctcctccagctccagcccCAGCACCGGCAGCG gCTGCAGCTCCAGTTGCTGCAGCACCTACTCCTGCAGCCGCTGCCCCAGCAGGACCCAAGAAGGGGCGTGTGTTCGCCAGCCCCCTCGCCAAGAAACTTGCTGCTGAGAAAGGAATTGACCTAGCACAGGTCAGCG GCTCTGGTCCTGATGGACGTGTCACCAGGAAAGACATTGAGAGCTTTGTTCCACCAAAGCCTGCACCT GCTGTAGCTGCTGCTCCCACCCCGGCCgcagctgctcctgctgcagctcctgctgCACCAGCTGGGACCTTCACAGACATCCCTATCAGCAACATCCGTAAG GTCATTGCTCAGAGGTTGATGCAGTCCAAGCAAACCATCCCCCACTATTATCTGTCTGTAGACGTCAACATGGACCAAGTGCTTGAGCTTCGGAAAGAGCTCAATGTT GAAGTGAAAGCCCAGAATATCAAACTTAGCGTGAATGACTTCATCATCAAAGCCAGTGCTCTGGCCTGCCTCAAGGTTCCTGAGTGCAACTCCTCCTGGATGGACACGGTCATTCGCCA GAACCATGTGGTGGACATGAGTATAGCAGTGAGCACAGCCAGTGGTCTGATCACACCCATAGTTTTTAATGCCCACACCAAAGGATTGGTTGCCATCAGCTCCGATGTGTCGGCTCTTGCTGCCAAAGCGAGAGAGGGCAAACTGCAGCCTCATGAGTTCCAG GGAGGTACATTCACAATCTCTAATTTGGGGATGTTTGGCATCAAGAACTTCTCAGCGATAATCAACCCTCCTCAGGCCTGTATCCTCGCAGTCGGAGGCTCAGACAAACGGCTGATTCCTGCTGACAATGAGAAAGG GTTCGACGTAGCCAGCATGATGTCAGTGACGCTGAGCTGCGACCACCGGGTAGTGGACGGGGCGGTCGGCGCACAGTGGCTCGCAGAGTTCCGCAAGTTCCTGGAGAAACCCGTCACCATGTTGTTGTGA